A single Dechloromonas denitrificans DNA region contains:
- a CDS encoding phosphoglycolate phosphatase, producing MYFQSVTFDLDGTLLDTIADLAEACRLMLAETGELPRSQAEVHSFVGKGMAVLVERCLTHDQPPSAERLQAAIESFRRHYAEVNGRLTQIYPGVLDGLKAWQASGLKMGVVTNKPGMFTEALLDRMGLTGYFDVIVSGDTTAHKKPHPEPILHACRLFNVRPDRNLHIGDSKNDIHAAHAAGCQAYAVPYGYNEGEPVDSADCDALVSDLLAAYRQALTFKDLHKK from the coding sequence CGACACCATTGCCGATCTGGCCGAGGCCTGCCGGCTGATGCTCGCCGAGACCGGCGAGTTGCCGCGCAGCCAGGCCGAGGTGCACAGCTTCGTCGGCAAGGGCATGGCTGTGCTGGTCGAACGCTGCCTGACGCACGACCAGCCGCCGTCGGCCGAACGGTTGCAGGCCGCGATCGAGTCCTTCAGGCGCCACTATGCCGAGGTCAACGGCCGCTTGACGCAGATCTACCCGGGCGTCCTCGACGGCCTCAAGGCATGGCAGGCGAGTGGCCTGAAAATGGGCGTCGTCACCAACAAGCCGGGGATGTTCACCGAAGCCCTGCTCGACCGCATGGGTCTGACCGGTTATTTCGACGTCATCGTCTCCGGCGATACCACCGCCCACAAGAAGCCGCATCCGGAGCCGATCCTGCATGCCTGCCGGCTGTTCAATGTGCGGCCGGACCGCAACCTGCATATCGGCGACTCGAAGAACGACATCCACGCCGCCCATGCCGCCGGCTGCCAGGCCTATGCCGTACCCTACGGCTACAACGAGGGCGAGCCGGTGGACAGTGCCGATTGCGATGCGCTAGTATCCGATCTGCTTGCCGCCTACCGGCAAGCGCTCACTTTCAAAGACCTCCACAAAAAATGA
- the trpE gene encoding anthranilate synthase component I has product MTETEFNALAAQGYNRIPVTLETFADLDTPLSIYLKLANGPYTYLLESVQGGERFGRYSIIGLASSTRIVVTGHQVLVLTGNRIAEREDDTNPLDFIGKFMQRFRAAPQSGLPRFCGGLVGCFGYDTVRYVETRLTRTNKPDDIGTPDIGLLLSEEIAVVDNLSGKLTLIVYAEPGFPAAYQKARARLKELLAKLRLPVNIPTEQPVHSEAAVSVVGEAAFKKAVLKAKQYITEGDIMQVVLSQRMTKPFLASPLALYRTLRSLNPSPYMFYFDFEDFHVVGASPEILVRLEGDRVTVRPIAGTRKRGASPEEDAALAVELLADEKERAEHTQLLDLGRNDCGRVAKVGTVKLTENMIVERYSHVMHIVSNVEGKLQPGLDALDVLRATFPAGTVSGAPKVRAMEIIDELEPVKRGIYAGSVGYLGFNGDMDLAIAIRTAVVKDKQLHVQAGAGIVADSDPNSEWVETQNKARAVLRAAELAEQGLDTRD; this is encoded by the coding sequence ATGACTGAAACAGAATTCAACGCGCTTGCCGCGCAAGGCTACAACCGTATCCCCGTTACGCTGGAAACGTTTGCCGATCTCGACACGCCGCTCTCGATCTATCTGAAACTGGCCAACGGCCCTTACACCTACCTGCTCGAATCGGTGCAGGGCGGCGAACGGTTCGGCCGCTATTCGATCATCGGCCTGGCCTCGTCGACGCGCATCGTCGTCACCGGCCACCAGGTGCTGGTCCTGACCGGCAACCGCATCGCCGAGCGTGAGGACGACACCAATCCGCTCGACTTCATCGGCAAGTTCATGCAGCGCTTCCGCGCCGCGCCGCAGTCCGGCCTGCCGCGTTTCTGCGGCGGCCTGGTCGGCTGCTTCGGCTACGACACCGTGCGCTACGTCGAAACCCGGCTGACCCGCACCAACAAGCCGGACGACATCGGCACGCCGGATATCGGCCTGCTGCTCTCCGAAGAAATCGCCGTCGTCGACAACCTGTCCGGCAAGCTGACCCTGATCGTCTATGCCGAACCCGGCTTCCCGGCTGCCTATCAGAAAGCCAGGGCGCGCTTGAAGGAACTGCTTGCCAAGCTGCGCCTGCCGGTGAATATCCCCACCGAGCAGCCGGTCCATTCCGAGGCGGCGGTCTCGGTCGTCGGCGAAGCGGCCTTCAAGAAGGCCGTGCTCAAGGCCAAGCAGTACATCACCGAAGGCGACATCATGCAGGTCGTCCTCTCGCAACGGATGACCAAGCCTTTCCTGGCCAGCCCGCTGGCGCTCTACCGCACGCTGCGCAGCCTGAATCCGTCGCCCTACATGTTCTATTTCGATTTCGAGGACTTCCATGTCGTCGGCGCCTCGCCGGAGATTCTGGTGCGCCTCGAAGGCGACCGCGTCACCGTCCGGCCGATTGCCGGCACGCGCAAGCGCGGCGCCTCGCCGGAAGAGGATGCGGCGCTGGCCGTCGAACTGCTGGCCGACGAGAAGGAGCGGGCCGAGCACACCCAGCTGCTCGACCTCGGGCGCAACGACTGCGGTCGGGTCGCCAAGGTCGGCACGGTCAAGCTGACCGAGAACATGATCGTCGAGCGCTACTCGCACGTCATGCACATCGTCTCGAATGTCGAAGGCAAGCTGCAGCCGGGGCTCGATGCGCTCGACGTGCTGCGCGCCACTTTCCCGGCCGGCACCGTGTCCGGCGCGCCGAAGGTGCGGGCGATGGAAATCATCGACGAACTGGAGCCGGTCAAGCGCGGTATCTACGCTGGTTCGGTCGGTTACCTCGGTTTCAACGGCGACATGGATCTGGCCATCGCCATCCGTACCGCCGTGGTCAAGGACAAGCAGCTGCACGTCCAGGCCGGGGCCGGCATCGTCGCCGATTCCGACCCGAATTCGGAATGGGTGGAAACCCA